A stretch of the Malus domestica chromosome 08, GDT2T_hap1 genome encodes the following:
- the LOC103440460 gene encoding inactive protein kinase SELMODRAFT_444075-like has product MVGQGGTAANKGGSADKVIVAVKAEKVISKTALAWALTHVVHPGDCVTLLAVFSTAKTGGKFWNFPRFTGDCGSRRREDLPDRICQISDSCSQMVLQFHSQIQVTVRIKVVVSTPGGVVAAEARCNGANWVVLDKKLKQERKHCMDELGCNIVMMNGTEPKVLRLNLACQDELQTPFFSAASSPGSHVGKFQGHHRMKHSTPVSSPEEPSSSYTRTTGDGSSSSYDTVTSLFLVYEQNPLFEGPRIGDRIPNDLEDPYEELETIGERLINLSKPLTSSAVTTQSVFWIPQNHIVDHGKPPTPQNRKNDDKPRSPTFHTLFEECSPFDQDTRIDQFEPKETPKKGYLINSSIRDAVSLGRTSSTPPPLCSLCQHKTPVFGKPPKQFSYKELEEATDTFSDINFLAEGGFGVVHRGVLRDGQVVAVKQLKFGGSQADADFCREVRVLSCAQQRNVVLLIGYCIEGKARVLVYEYICNSSLDFHLHGKRTRLDCESRLKIATGAARGLRYLHEDCRVGCIVHRDLRPNNILLTHDFEPLVADFGLARFYSEWEMSSEDRVIGTSGYLAPEYVDGGQITHKIDVYAFGIVLLELMTGRRITELQYAKGHRYLEEWLHPLATSEPHHILPTHYQLLDPDLASDENPDFPHQLQALARAASLCLRRDPESRPPMSKVLRVLEGGDPVVPLGLDLNTAGSRSGHLPGLRRLEARGSHSRTLSH; this is encoded by the exons ATGGTCGGACAAGGCGGCACCGCCGCGAATAAGGGCGGAAGCGCCGATAAAGTAATAGTGGCTGTGAAAGCAGAGAAGGTGATTTCGAAAACGGCATTGGCCTGGGCGCTCACTCACGTCGTTCACCCCGGCGACTGCGTGACCTTGCTCGCCGTCTTCTCCACCGCTAAAACCG GTGGAAAATTCTGGAACTTCCCGAGATTCACCGGAGATTGCGGGAGCCGTCGCCGGGAAGATTTGCCGGATCGGATTTGCCAGATCTCCGATTCGTGTTCGCAGATGGTTCTCCAGTTTCACAGCCAAATCCAG GTAACAGTGAGGATTAAGGTAGTAGTAAGTACACCAGGTGGGGTTGTGGCGGCTGAAGCAAGATGCAACGGCGCCAATTGGGTCGTACTGGACaa AAAGTTGAAGCAAGAGCGGAAGCATTGCATGGATGAGCTTGGATGCAACATTGTCATGATGAATGGAACTGAGCCTAAAGTCCTGAGACTCAATCTAGCATGCCAAGATGAACTCCAAACCCCATTCTTTTCTGCCGCTTCTTCACCAGGATCTCATGTTGGAAAATTTCAAGGGCATCATAGAATGAAGCATTCCACTCCGGTTAGCAGTCCTGAAGAACCAAGCTCCTCCTACACAAGAACCACGGGAGACGGTTCATCGTCAAGTTACGACACTGTGACTTCTCTTTTTCTCGTCTATGAACAGAATCCTCTTTTCGAAGGACCACGAATAGGAGACCGCATACCAAATGATTTAGAGGATCCGTATGAAGAACTTGAGACAATTGGAGAGAGGCTTATTAATCTATCTAAACCTCTAACGTCATCTGCAGTCACTACTCAGAGTGTCTTTTGGATCCCCCAAAATCACATTGTTGATCATGGAAAGCCTCCAACTccccaaaatagaaaaaacGATGACAAACCAAGATCTCCCACTTTCCATACTCTTTTTGAAGAGTGTTCACCATTTGATCAAGATACAAGGATAGATCAATTTGAGCCGAAGGAAACTCCTAAGAAAGGGTACCTTATTAATTCTAGCATCAGGGATGCTGTTTCTTTGGGTAGAACCTCCTCAACACCTCCACCATTATGCTCTCTATGTCAACACAAAACACCGGTATTTGGGAAACCTCCAAAGCAGTTCTCGTACAAAGAGTTGGAGGAAGCTACAGACACGTTCTCAGATATCAACTTCTTGGCAGAAGGTGGTTTTGGTGTGGTGCACAGGGGAGTTTTGAGAGACGGTCAAGTTGTTGCTGTGAAGCAGTTGAAGTTTGGTGGATCTCAAGCAGATGCTGACTTCTGCAGGGAAGTACGAGTATTGAGTTGCGCGCAACAGAGGAACGTTGTGTTGCTGATAGGGTATTGTATTGAAGGCAAGGCAAGGGTATTGGTTTATGAGTACATCTGCAACAGCTCGTTGGATTTCCATTTGCATG GGAAAAGAACCCGTCTAGATTGCGAATCGAGGCTAAAGATAGCAACAGGAGCAGCCCGTGGTCTACGATATCTGCACGAAGATTGTAGAGTGGGATGTATAGTACACAGAGACCTCCGACCCAACAATATCCTTCTGACCCACGATTTTGAACCTCTG GTTGCGGATTTTGGGCTTGCTAGATTTTACTCCGAATGGGAGATGAGCAGTGAGGACCGCGTGATTGGAACTTCAGG GTATCTGGCGCCGGAGTATGTGGATGGCGGGCAAATTACACATAAAATTGATGTGTATGCATTCGGAATAGTTCTGCTAGAGCTTATGACCGGTCGAAGAATCACTGAGCTACAATATGCCAAGGGACATCGTTATTTAGAAGAATGGCTCCACCCCCTAGCTACATCAGAGCCACACCACATCTTACCAACTCATTATCAGCTACTGGATCCGGACTTGGCCTCCGATGAAAATCCCGACTTTCCCCATCAACTACAGGCGCTGGCACGTGCTGCTTCTCTGTGTCTGCGTCGAGACCCTGAATCCAGACCCCCAATGTCAAAG GTGCTGAGAGTGCTAGAAGGCGGAGATCCGGTTGTTCCTCTGGGCCTAGACTTGAACACTGCTGGTAGTAGGAGTGGTCATTTGCCTGGACTCAGGCGACTCGAAGCAAGAGGAAGCCATTCTCGTACATTATCACATTGA